One genomic window of Gossypium hirsutum isolate 1008001.06 chromosome D11, Gossypium_hirsutum_v2.1, whole genome shotgun sequence includes the following:
- the LOC107912298 gene encoding protein NIM1-INTERACTING 1, translating to MASEKENHVVNGEDEEEEEKMEQFFALLRNFREARNRRKHELIQREQEEISKKKKKKKNKISKLGDDGEKSSWVPSFEWEDFTAEIEFRRPSIIFPPSFNNKQGEKKHEDDGLDLNLTLSPASS from the coding sequence ATGGCGAGCGAGAAGGAAAATCATGTTGTGAATGGTGAAGATGAGGAAGAAGAGGAGAAGATGGAGCAGTTTTTTGCGCTGTTAAGGAATTTTCGAGAGGCGCGTAATAGGCGAAAACATGAGCTGATACAAAGAGAGCAGGAAGAGATaagtaagaagaagaagaagaagaaaaacaagatAAGTAAGTTGGGTGATGATGGTGAGAAATCCAGTTGGGTTCCAAGCTTCGAATGGGAAGATTTTACTGCAGAGATTGAGTTTCGAAGACCATCCATCATCTTTCCACCCTCTTTCAACAACAAACAAGGGGAGAAAAAACACGAAGATGATGGTTTGGATCTTAACCTCACCCTGTCCCCAGCTTCATCTTAA
- the LOC107912300 gene encoding GDSL esterase/lipase At1g09390 isoform X1: MIVVKENASKLDMGVVKGGRYLLVPFFTLYMILFLYLPLLPHSVHCQCTKTPIIFNFGDSNSDTGGYADGVGLNFAPPNGRTYFHQPARRLSDGRLMIDFLCESLNTDYLTPYLNSLEPNFTNGVNFAIIGSATLPRYVPFSLFVQVSQFLRFRYRSPALMLNGYKDLVGDEDFENALYTIDIGQNDLAASFDNLTYSQVIERIPSFITEIKNAIWNIYEKGGKKFWVHNTGPLGCLPQKLALLARNATELDEHGCLQPLNNAAKTFNAQLRVLCEQLRRELINVTIVYVDIYSIKYDLIANAPNYGFESPLMACCGNGGPPYNYNANINCGRTGYTVCHEGSKFISWDGVHYTEAANAIFASKILSTHYSTPQLSFNFFCNNM; the protein is encoded by the exons ATGATTGTAGTAAAAGAAAACGCAAGCAAGCTAGATATGGGAGTCGTAAAGGGAGGACGTTATCTTCTGGTTCCCTTTTTCACACTTTATATGATTCTTTTCCTCTATCTCCCGCTACTTCCCCATTCAGTCCACTGCCAGTGTACCAAAACCCCCATTATCTTCAACTTTGGCGACTCTAACTCTGACACCGGTGGCTATGCAGATGGTGTAGGACTCAACTTTGCACCTCCCAACGGCCGTACCTATTTCCATCAACCAGCTCGTCGTTTATCTGATGGCCGATTGATGATTGATTTCCTCT GTGAAAGCTTGAATACTGATTATTTGACTCCATATCTGAATTCTTTGGAACCAAATTTTACAAACGGCGTCAACTTTGCAATTATTGGGTCAGCCACTCTGCCTAGATATGTGCCTTTTAGTTTGTTCGTCCAAGTTTCTCAGTTTCTTCGATTCCGCTATCGCTCCCCGGCACTCATGTTGAACG GCTACAAAGATTTGGTTGGTGACGAGGACTTCGAAAATGCACTTTATACAATTGATATTGGACAGAATGATTTAGCTGCATCATTTGATAACCTTACCTATTCACAAGTCATTGAGAGAATCCCTTCTTTCATCACTGAAATcaaaaatgctatttgg AATATATATGAGAAGGGAGGGAAGAAATTCTGGGTACACAACACTGGCCCACTCGGATGTTTGCCCCAAAAACTTGCTTTGCTTGCCCGAAACGCCACTGAACTTGATGAGCATGGCTGCCTTCAACCTCTCAACAATGCTGCGAAAACATTTAACGCACAATTGCGTGTCTTATGTGAACAACTGAGACGTGAACTGATTAATGTCACCATTGTCTATGTCGACATATATTCCATCAAGTATGATCTCATTGCCAATGCCCCTAATTACG GCTTTGAAAGTCCACTAATGGCATGTTGTGGCAATGGGGGGCCACCATACAACTACAACGCCAACATCAATTGTGGCCGAACTGGTTACACTGTCTGCCATGAAGGATCCAAGTTCATAAGCTGGGATGGAGTTCACTACACGGAAGCGGCCAACGCCATTTTCGCTTCCAAAATTCTTTCTACTCATTACTCCACTCCTCAACTTAGCTTCAACTTCTTCTGTAACAATATGTGA
- the LOC107912300 gene encoding GDSL esterase/lipase At1g09390 isoform X2: MIDFLCESLNTDYLTPYLNSLEPNFTNGVNFAIIGSATLPRYVPFSLFVQVSQFLRFRYRSPALMLNGYKDLVGDEDFENALYTIDIGQNDLAASFDNLTYSQVIERIPSFITEIKNAIWNIYEKGGKKFWVHNTGPLGCLPQKLALLARNATELDEHGCLQPLNNAAKTFNAQLRVLCEQLRRELINVTIVYVDIYSIKYDLIANAPNYGFESPLMACCGNGGPPYNYNANINCGRTGYTVCHEGSKFISWDGVHYTEAANAIFASKILSTHYSTPQLSFNFFCNNM, from the exons ATGATTGATTTCCTCT GTGAAAGCTTGAATACTGATTATTTGACTCCATATCTGAATTCTTTGGAACCAAATTTTACAAACGGCGTCAACTTTGCAATTATTGGGTCAGCCACTCTGCCTAGATATGTGCCTTTTAGTTTGTTCGTCCAAGTTTCTCAGTTTCTTCGATTCCGCTATCGCTCCCCGGCACTCATGTTGAACG GCTACAAAGATTTGGTTGGTGACGAGGACTTCGAAAATGCACTTTATACAATTGATATTGGACAGAATGATTTAGCTGCATCATTTGATAACCTTACCTATTCACAAGTCATTGAGAGAATCCCTTCTTTCATCACTGAAATcaaaaatgctatttgg AATATATATGAGAAGGGAGGGAAGAAATTCTGGGTACACAACACTGGCCCACTCGGATGTTTGCCCCAAAAACTTGCTTTGCTTGCCCGAAACGCCACTGAACTTGATGAGCATGGCTGCCTTCAACCTCTCAACAATGCTGCGAAAACATTTAACGCACAATTGCGTGTCTTATGTGAACAACTGAGACGTGAACTGATTAATGTCACCATTGTCTATGTCGACATATATTCCATCAAGTATGATCTCATTGCCAATGCCCCTAATTACG GCTTTGAAAGTCCACTAATGGCATGTTGTGGCAATGGGGGGCCACCATACAACTACAACGCCAACATCAATTGTGGCCGAACTGGTTACACTGTCTGCCATGAAGGATCCAAGTTCATAAGCTGGGATGGAGTTCACTACACGGAAGCGGCCAACGCCATTTTCGCTTCCAAAATTCTTTCTACTCATTACTCCACTCCTCAACTTAGCTTCAACTTCTTCTGTAACAATATGTGA
- the LOC107912303 gene encoding uncharacterized protein: MAAGEEGEFVYRISTAEEWEALQKNGSAFGGDLDKSSGFIHLSSLHQVKPTLQNFFSNVKLDLYLLQIDAKKLGDGLIYEVVDGSNSFPHFYGSSRSFAPLPLDAVTKAEKLSVVDGQFSCSLLN; encoded by the exons ATGGCTGCAGGTGAAGAGGGAGAATTCGTCTACAGAATTAGCACTGCTGAGGAATGGGAAGCATTGCAAAAGAATGGATCCGCTTTTGGCGGTGACTTAGACAAATCCTCTGGTTTCATTCACCTCAGCTCCCTTCATCAG GTGAAGCCGACACTGCAGAATTTTTTCTCCAACGTCAAGCTGGATTTGTACCTTCTTCAAATTGATGCTAAGAAG CTTGGAGATGGATTGATATATGAAGTTGTAGATGGTTCCAACAGCTTCCCGCACTTCTACGGCTCATCTCGAAGCTTTGCTCCTCTTCCATTAGATGCAGTTACAAAAGCTGAGAAGCTATCGGTAGTAGATGGCCAATTCAGCTGCAGTTTACTGAATTAG